A region of the Pseudomonas anguilliseptica genome:
TGCTTGGTGGCCACCTCATGGTGGTTACGGCCAGACCAGTCGTCGAAGATCTGCTGGTGCAGCTTAGAGGCTTGGATGCTGACCCCTTTAGGGATGTAGACAACCTGACCTCCCCACAGGTGGGCGAAGAGCATGGTGACCTCGACGCTCGCCGCCTCTGCCAGCTCGGCGCTTACCCCCAGGCTCTCCTGCAGCGCTTTCGCAATAGGATCGACCGCTTCGCTCAGCAGGTCGGTACCGCGCATTGTGCTCATTGTTGGACTCTCCCCATCCACTGTTTAACTTGGCTGGCCTGAGCGGCGTTAAGCCACTGCAATGCCGCCACCTTCGTCATGCGCAGAACATACTTGGCCAAGGCTTCCTCGGACGGGTCACGGACAGCGCCCATGTCATGCAGCGTCAGCCAGAGCGCGCGGATCTTCTTCGACTGCTCGTCGTCGGCCAGTGGCCGCTTGGCTTTCTTGTTTGGACGAACCTTGAACCCCTTCTGCTTGAGCTGTTCCAAAACCCGCAGCAGGTTTGGAACGCTCAGATCTGCAGTGGACGTCGCGCCGCCCAAGCCCTTCATCCCGGCCAGCATCAGGCGGTAAGTCTCGTCATCCATGCGCAGCTCGCGGCGAGCAACGTGGATCAGCTTGATCAGGCGAGTCCGGTTCGGGTTGGAAGGCGCAGCTTTCATAGTCACACCCCCTGAGTCAGCAGCGCGCGAGGCTGGTGGTTGATGGCCTGGTGCAACTGAGCGGACTTGCCAGCTTGGTAGCCAGCTGCGGCAGCACCTTTGTCGCGGGCTTTGAGTTTGCGGCGCTTGAGTTCGGCCTTGCCAAGCTTCGGGTGATGCTTGGCCATGTAGGCCTCAATCGCTTCTGCGATGTTGTCCTCTACGCCCGCGAACTCATCCACCTTGTGGTACACCGCATCGATCCACCCGTTGGCGAAGTGATCGCCGCGCGCCACTTTGGTTGAGCGCTTGCAGCGCTTCATCGGAGCCAGAAACTCACGACGTGCCTTCTGCAGCTGGCGCTCCAACACTTCATAGGCATAGCCAGTCAGCTCGGGGGCGGCGGCGCAACCTACGAAAATAAACCCGCCACCAATGAGC
Encoded here:
- a CDS encoding Mor transcription activator family protein is translated as MSTMRGTDLLSEAVDPIAKALQESLGVSAELAEAASVEVTMLFAHLWGGQVVYIPKGVSIQASKLHQQIFDDWSGRNHHEVATKHGVSVQYVYRVVKRMRALIIARDQHDLFAPPPDPEID
- a CDS encoding gp16 family protein, with product MKAAPSNPNRTRLIKLIHVARRELRMDDETYRLMLAGMKGLGGATSTADLSVPNLLRVLEQLKQKGFKVRPNKKAKRPLADDEQSKKIRALWLTLHDMGAVRDPSEEALAKYVLRMTKVAALQWLNAAQASQVKQWMGRVQQ
- a CDS encoding DUF2786 domain-containing protein; translation: MDQDRILAKIKKCMEMAKSKTANPNEAEIALRQAHKLMEAYNLELGDVLASMAGEVQIAAGSEGQPPTWRCRLAQVCAHAFGTRMIITTDWLIGGGFIFVGCAAAPELTGYAYEVLERQLQKARREFLAPMKRCKRSTKVARGDHFANGWIDAVYHKVDEFAGVEDNIAEAIEAYMAKHHPKLGKAELKRRKLKARDKGAAAAGYQAGKSAQLHQAINHQPRALLTQGV